The Lycium ferocissimum isolate CSIRO_LF1 chromosome 1, AGI_CSIRO_Lferr_CH_V1, whole genome shotgun sequence genome includes a region encoding these proteins:
- the LOC132047932 gene encoding beta-glucosidase 11-like isoform X3, producing the protein MAIGRASTQIIQVEGAAFEDGRMPSIWDTFAHAGIYGGANADVSCDAYHKYKEDVKLMADTGLEGYRFSISWSRLIPDGRGPINPKGLQYYNNLIDELLSHGIQPHVTLCHSDLPQALEDEYGGWMSRKIIDDFTAYADVCFKEFGDRVLYWTTLNEVNVFTIGGYDNGLTPPNHCSPPSGIRPCSIGNSSTEPYIVAHNILLAHSAAVRLYRRKYKVSPLNIISNNLCEINSVLKPQIFANSVHVPMQSTQHGFVGLNLFAYRPLPYTNTTADTIAVQRVYDFYIGWFANPLMFGDYPDIMKRNVGSRLPKFTTEESTQVKGAIDFIALNHYQTVHVKDSPSSLGLKIRDFNDDGAFEVIYTDDDSPPGQTEYPVTHPGLGGVLQYLKQAYGNLPIYIHENGQMTPRNATLNDTSRVLYLQAYIGNLLDAMRNGSNVKGYFMWSFLDCFELMDAYGSGFGLYYVDLDDKELRRYPKLSAHWYSNFLKGQGSKHSAVYKIEDNKVLHSSQ; encoded by the exons ATGGCGATAGGCAGAGCCAGCACTCAAATTATACAG GTTGAAGGAGCAGCATTTGAAGATGGAAGGATGCCTAGCATTTGGGACACCTTTGCTCATGCTG GTATTTATGGAGGAGCCAACGCAGATGTATCTTGTGACGCATACCACAAATACAAG GAAGATGTAAAACTCATGGCTGATACGGGGTTGGAAGGGTACAGATTTTCCATTTCGTGGTCGAGACTTATTCCCG ATGGAAGAGGTCCTATTAATCCTAAAGGATTACAGTATTACAACAATCTCATCGATGAACTCCTCAGTCATG GAATTCAACCACATGTTACTTTATGTCACAGTGATCTACCACAAGCACTTGAAGATGAATATGGGGGATGGATGAGTCGAAAGATAAT CGATGACTTCACTGCCTATGCGGATGTGTGCTTCAAGGAATTTGGTGACAGGGTTTTGTATTGGACTACCTTAAATGAAGTCAATGTGTTCACTATAGGTGGTTATGATAATGGGTTAACACCCCCAAATCATTGTTCTCCACCTTCCGGAATTAGACCCTGTTCCATAGGTAACTCTTCAACCGAGCCATACATAGTAGCTCATAATATACTACTCGCCCATTCAGCTGCCGTGAGACTATACAGGAGAAAGTACAAGGTATCCCCTTTAAACATCATATCAAATAATCTCTGCGAAATTAATAGTGTACTAAAGCCCCAAATTTTTGCTAATAGTGTGCATGTTCCAATGCAGTCAACTCAACATGGTTTTGTGGGATTAAATCTCTTTGCATATCGGCCTCTTCCTTATACAAATACAACAGCTGATACAATTGCAGTACAACGAGTTTATGATTTTTACATAGGCTG GTTTGCCAATCCCTTAATGTTTGGCGACTATCCTGACATAATGAAGAGGAATGTTGGCTCTAGATTGCCCAAATTCACAACAGAAGAGTCTACGCAAGTTAAAGGCGCTATAGACTTCATAGCCCTGAACCATTATCAAACAGTACATGTCAAAGACAGCCCCAGCAGCCTGGGACTTAAAATCAGGGACTTCAATGACGATGGAGCATTTGAAGTTATAT ATACTGATGATGATTCTCCTCCAGGTCAG ACTGAGTATCCAGTGACACACCCGGGGCTAGGAGGAGTATTACAATATCTCAAGCAAGCTTATGGCAACCTACCtatatatattcatgaaaatg GTCAAATGACACCACGAAATGCGACGTTAAATGATACAAGTAGGGTACTGTATCTGCAAGCTTACATTGGGAATTTGCTTGATGCTATGAG gAATGGATCAAACGTCAAAGGCTACTTCATGTGGTCGTTCCTAGATTGTTTTGAGTTAATGGACGCATATGGTTCGGGATTTGGTCTATACTATGTGGATTTGGATGACAAAGAATTACGAAGATATCCAAAGCTTTCTGCACATTGGTACTCTAATTTCTTGAAGGGGCAAGGTTCCAAACATAGTGCAGTTTATAAGATTGAGGACAACAAAGTACTTCATTCTTCCCAATAA
- the LOC132047932 gene encoding beta-glucosidase 11-like isoform X1: MSPAKQLSTAIFLVLIIVVLADLPVVVSGAGEVRRADFPDTFVFGAGSSAYQVEGAAFEDGRMPSIWDTFAHAGIYGGANADVSCDAYHKYKEDVKLMADTGLEGYRFSISWSRLIPDGRGPINPKGLQYYNNLIDELLSHGIQPHVTLCHSDLPQALEDEYGGWMSRKIIDDFTAYADVCFKEFGDRVLYWTTLNEVNVFTIGGYDNGLTPPNHCSPPSGIRPCSIGNSSTEPYIVAHNILLAHSAAVRLYRRKYKVSPLNIISNNLCEINSVLKPQIFANSVHVPMQSTQHGFVGLNLFAYRPLPYTNTTADTIAVQRVYDFYIGWFANPLMFGDYPDIMKRNVGSRLPKFTTEESTQVKGAIDFIALNHYQTVHVKDSPSSLGLKIRDFNDDGAFEVIYTDDDSPPGQTEYPVTHPGLGGVLQYLKQAYGNLPIYIHENGQMTPRNATLNDTSRVLYLQAYIGNLLDAMRNGSNVKGYFMWSFLDCFELMDAYGSGFGLYYVDLDDKELRRYPKLSAHWYSNFLKGQGSKHSAVYKIEDNKVLHSSQ; encoded by the exons ATGTCGCCAGCGAAGCAGCTCTCAACGGCAATATTccttgttttgattattgtagtGCTGGCAGACTTGCCGGTTGTAGTTTCCGGTGCCGGTGAAGTCCGCAGAGCTGACTTCCCTGATACTTTCGTTTTTGGTGCCGGTTCTTCTGCTTATCAA GTTGAAGGAGCAGCATTTGAAGATGGAAGGATGCCTAGCATTTGGGACACCTTTGCTCATGCTG GTATTTATGGAGGAGCCAACGCAGATGTATCTTGTGACGCATACCACAAATACAAG GAAGATGTAAAACTCATGGCTGATACGGGGTTGGAAGGGTACAGATTTTCCATTTCGTGGTCGAGACTTATTCCCG ATGGAAGAGGTCCTATTAATCCTAAAGGATTACAGTATTACAACAATCTCATCGATGAACTCCTCAGTCATG GAATTCAACCACATGTTACTTTATGTCACAGTGATCTACCACAAGCACTTGAAGATGAATATGGGGGATGGATGAGTCGAAAGATAAT CGATGACTTCACTGCCTATGCGGATGTGTGCTTCAAGGAATTTGGTGACAGGGTTTTGTATTGGACTACCTTAAATGAAGTCAATGTGTTCACTATAGGTGGTTATGATAATGGGTTAACACCCCCAAATCATTGTTCTCCACCTTCCGGAATTAGACCCTGTTCCATAGGTAACTCTTCAACCGAGCCATACATAGTAGCTCATAATATACTACTCGCCCATTCAGCTGCCGTGAGACTATACAGGAGAAAGTACAAGGTATCCCCTTTAAACATCATATCAAATAATCTCTGCGAAATTAATAGTGTACTAAAGCCCCAAATTTTTGCTAATAGTGTGCATGTTCCAATGCAGTCAACTCAACATGGTTTTGTGGGATTAAATCTCTTTGCATATCGGCCTCTTCCTTATACAAATACAACAGCTGATACAATTGCAGTACAACGAGTTTATGATTTTTACATAGGCTG GTTTGCCAATCCCTTAATGTTTGGCGACTATCCTGACATAATGAAGAGGAATGTTGGCTCTAGATTGCCCAAATTCACAACAGAAGAGTCTACGCAAGTTAAAGGCGCTATAGACTTCATAGCCCTGAACCATTATCAAACAGTACATGTCAAAGACAGCCCCAGCAGCCTGGGACTTAAAATCAGGGACTTCAATGACGATGGAGCATTTGAAGTTATAT ATACTGATGATGATTCTCCTCCAGGTCAG ACTGAGTATCCAGTGACACACCCGGGGCTAGGAGGAGTATTACAATATCTCAAGCAAGCTTATGGCAACCTACCtatatatattcatgaaaatg GTCAAATGACACCACGAAATGCGACGTTAAATGATACAAGTAGGGTACTGTATCTGCAAGCTTACATTGGGAATTTGCTTGATGCTATGAG gAATGGATCAAACGTCAAAGGCTACTTCATGTGGTCGTTCCTAGATTGTTTTGAGTTAATGGACGCATATGGTTCGGGATTTGGTCTATACTATGTGGATTTGGATGACAAAGAATTACGAAGATATCCAAAGCTTTCTGCACATTGGTACTCTAATTTCTTGAAGGGGCAAGGTTCCAAACATAGTGCAGTTTATAAGATTGAGGACAACAAAGTACTTCATTCTTCCCAATAA
- the LOC132047932 gene encoding beta-glucosidase 11-like isoform X2 → MSPAKQLSTAIFLVLIIVVLADLPVVVSGAGEVRRADFPDTFVFGAGSSAYQVEGAAFEDGRMPSIWDTFAHAGIYGGANADVSCDAYHKYKEDVKLMADTGLEGYRFSISWSRLIPDGRGPINPKGLQYYNNLIDELLSHGIQPHVTLCHSDLPQALEDEYGGWMSRKIIDDFTAYADVCFKEFGDRVLYWTTLNEVNVFTIGGYDNGLTPPNHCSPPSGIRPCSIGNSSTEPYIVAHNILLAHSAAVRLYRRKYKSTQHGFVGLNLFAYRPLPYTNTTADTIAVQRVYDFYIGWFANPLMFGDYPDIMKRNVGSRLPKFTTEESTQVKGAIDFIALNHYQTVHVKDSPSSLGLKIRDFNDDGAFEVIYTDDDSPPGQTEYPVTHPGLGGVLQYLKQAYGNLPIYIHENGQMTPRNATLNDTSRVLYLQAYIGNLLDAMRNGSNVKGYFMWSFLDCFELMDAYGSGFGLYYVDLDDKELRRYPKLSAHWYSNFLKGQGSKHSAVYKIEDNKVLHSSQ, encoded by the exons ATGTCGCCAGCGAAGCAGCTCTCAACGGCAATATTccttgttttgattattgtagtGCTGGCAGACTTGCCGGTTGTAGTTTCCGGTGCCGGTGAAGTCCGCAGAGCTGACTTCCCTGATACTTTCGTTTTTGGTGCCGGTTCTTCTGCTTATCAA GTTGAAGGAGCAGCATTTGAAGATGGAAGGATGCCTAGCATTTGGGACACCTTTGCTCATGCTG GTATTTATGGAGGAGCCAACGCAGATGTATCTTGTGACGCATACCACAAATACAAG GAAGATGTAAAACTCATGGCTGATACGGGGTTGGAAGGGTACAGATTTTCCATTTCGTGGTCGAGACTTATTCCCG ATGGAAGAGGTCCTATTAATCCTAAAGGATTACAGTATTACAACAATCTCATCGATGAACTCCTCAGTCATG GAATTCAACCACATGTTACTTTATGTCACAGTGATCTACCACAAGCACTTGAAGATGAATATGGGGGATGGATGAGTCGAAAGATAAT CGATGACTTCACTGCCTATGCGGATGTGTGCTTCAAGGAATTTGGTGACAGGGTTTTGTATTGGACTACCTTAAATGAAGTCAATGTGTTCACTATAGGTGGTTATGATAATGGGTTAACACCCCCAAATCATTGTTCTCCACCTTCCGGAATTAGACCCTGTTCCATAGGTAACTCTTCAACCGAGCCATACATAGTAGCTCATAATATACTACTCGCCCATTCAGCTGCCGTGAGACTATACAGGAGAAAGTACAAG TCAACTCAACATGGTTTTGTGGGATTAAATCTCTTTGCATATCGGCCTCTTCCTTATACAAATACAACAGCTGATACAATTGCAGTACAACGAGTTTATGATTTTTACATAGGCTG GTTTGCCAATCCCTTAATGTTTGGCGACTATCCTGACATAATGAAGAGGAATGTTGGCTCTAGATTGCCCAAATTCACAACAGAAGAGTCTACGCAAGTTAAAGGCGCTATAGACTTCATAGCCCTGAACCATTATCAAACAGTACATGTCAAAGACAGCCCCAGCAGCCTGGGACTTAAAATCAGGGACTTCAATGACGATGGAGCATTTGAAGTTATAT ATACTGATGATGATTCTCCTCCAGGTCAG ACTGAGTATCCAGTGACACACCCGGGGCTAGGAGGAGTATTACAATATCTCAAGCAAGCTTATGGCAACCTACCtatatatattcatgaaaatg GTCAAATGACACCACGAAATGCGACGTTAAATGATACAAGTAGGGTACTGTATCTGCAAGCTTACATTGGGAATTTGCTTGATGCTATGAG gAATGGATCAAACGTCAAAGGCTACTTCATGTGGTCGTTCCTAGATTGTTTTGAGTTAATGGACGCATATGGTTCGGGATTTGGTCTATACTATGTGGATTTGGATGACAAAGAATTACGAAGATATCCAAAGCTTTCTGCACATTGGTACTCTAATTTCTTGAAGGGGCAAGGTTCCAAACATAGTGCAGTTTATAAGATTGAGGACAACAAAGTACTTCATTCTTCCCAATAA